From the Desulfosarcina sp. BuS5 genome, one window contains:
- a CDS encoding radical SAM protein, which translates to MGDYKYLFGPVPSRRFGRSLGVDLNIYKKCSLDCVFCQLGRTTEKTITRQEYVPTDMVLAELEDWLKNSGKADYITLSGSGEPTLHSRFGEVLQFIQRNSKIPALLLTNGTMLHLPEVRDAASFADIVKVSLSAWDQDSYELVNRPHTRARFDQLLEGQKAFRAQFNGELWIEVFLVEGMNSTPDDVRKIAALAKEISPDRINLNTAVRPPAEDFAAALSKERMEALTHLFQPPAEVIAEFSTEHAEHLQVNQQTIFSMLQRRPCTADQIADIFGMHLNEVSKYLGKLMRTDQIRMERKNSTIYYAAESMKGKNSDE; encoded by the coding sequence ATGGGAGATTATAAATATCTGTTTGGCCCGGTTCCGTCTCGCCGTTTCGGACGGTCTTTGGGCGTTGATTTGAATATTTACAAAAAATGCAGTCTTGATTGTGTTTTTTGCCAGTTAGGACGAACCACTGAAAAAACAATAACCAGGCAAGAATATGTTCCTACGGATATGGTATTGGCCGAGCTTGAAGATTGGCTTAAAAACAGCGGTAAAGCGGATTATATCACACTTTCCGGTTCCGGAGAGCCTACGCTCCACTCACGCTTTGGGGAGGTGCTTCAATTTATTCAAAGAAACAGCAAAATACCTGCCCTCCTATTGACCAATGGAACAATGCTGCATCTTCCGGAAGTGCGCGACGCGGCATCTTTTGCCGACATTGTGAAGGTTTCCCTTAGCGCCTGGGATCAGGACTCCTACGAGCTGGTGAACCGCCCCCATACTCGAGCCCGGTTCGATCAGCTTCTGGAAGGTCAAAAGGCTTTTCGTGCGCAATTCAATGGCGAGCTATGGATAGAGGTTTTTTTGGTGGAAGGTATGAACTCAACCCCGGACGATGTCCGAAAAATTGCCGCTTTGGCAAAGGAAATCAGCCCGGATCGAATTAATCTGAATACGGCTGTTCGTCCGCCGGCTGAGGATTTCGCCGCAGCCTTGTCTAAAGAACGTATGGAGGCGCTAACCCATCTGTTTCAACCTCCGGCGGAGGTTATTGCAGAATTCAGTACAGAGCATGCCGAACATTTGCAGGTGAACCAACAAACCATTTTTTCCATGTTGCAGCGACGACCGTGTACAGCGGACCAGATTGCGGATATATTCGGTATGCATCTCAATGAGGTTTCAAAATATCTCGGAAAGCTGATGCGGACCGATCAAATCAGAATGGAACGTAAAAACAGCACTATATATTATGCGGCAGAAAGCATGAAGGGAAAAAATTCTGATGAGTAA
- a CDS encoding IS1 family transposase yields the protein MTKPMDELWSYLKNKSQQLWVFIALESTTKFWIGFELGSRTTYTANRLVKGIKKLGKWGKDNILKVATDKLAAYKNALENIMSEIPYAYLQIVKRRIKRRLVTVKKYFVKGTVKDFPGKSQNTSFIERLNLTLRQHISYLQRKTLGYCKNKLNFSNVMWINLFNYNYIQFHKSLRIRINNENEKFIKKYNHNTPAMQMGLTNSPLNWRYLITVPIPCK from the coding sequence ATGACCAAGCCAATGGATGAACTATGGTCTTACCTTAAAAATAAAAGTCAACAATTATGGGTTTTTATCGCTCTTGAATCCACAACAAAATTCTGGATCGGTTTCGAGTTGGGTTCAAGAACAACTTACACTGCAAACCGTTTAGTAAAGGGCATTAAAAAGTTGGGCAAATGGGGAAAAGATAATATATTAAAGGTCGCTACAGATAAATTAGCGGCTTACAAAAATGCGCTCGAAAACATTATGTCTGAAATTCCTTATGCTTACCTGCAAATTGTTAAGCGCCGAATAAAGCGTCGGCTTGTAACAGTTAAAAAATATTTTGTAAAAGGTACTGTAAAAGATTTCCCCGGAAAAAGCCAAAACACCTCATTTATTGAGAGACTGAACCTTACCCTAAGGCAACATATCTCCTATCTTCAGAGAAAAACCCTGGGGTATTGCAAGAACAAGCTGAATTTTAGTAATGTAATGTGGATTAACTTATTCAACTATAATTACATACAATTTCATAAGAGCTTACGAATACGAATTAACAATGAAAACGAGAAATTTATAAAAAAGTATAACCATAATACACCGGCAATGCAGATGGGACTTACGAATTCTCCACTAAACTGGAGATATCTCATTACAGTCCCAATACCTTGTAAGTAG